Proteins encoded by one window of Rubinisphaera margarita:
- a CDS encoding sigma 54-interacting transcriptional regulator — translation MVARSSDNHETVYLVVSDPTGAEERHSLHPDQVTDIGRASTNRIVLRDEICSRNHCEVFHLSTGWMLRDRSSRNGTFLNEIPVDQDRRLVDGDIIRIGSTMILFTDDETASLKRGPSHLDGDTATDIRVIDEPAPLPEIIHRQKRSTLRDSPDDTLGPNGDQRAGAKLSRLYQMALKMGEATSSQDLADIVLDGLVGVTGADIGAVLIQPASSIRRRKRVTTPNDLVVTSYRSLGEHTYHKLSSSLTQQVMESEEAILARDINTRADLSSRDSLDEMQVQSLVIAPIHDEQEFFGLIHLYSTNVDNPLDADGLDYTLAVADQLAVALRNLQKQLELQDGLQKATNENRQLREQLAIESELVGSSEAMRQLRETIGLVAPIDTVALIRGESGVGKELVARAIHFNSKRRDGPFVCMNCAALSESLLESELFGHERGAFTGATGLKHGKFEQAHKGTLFLDEVGEMSPAIQAKFLRVLEGHAFERVGGAVPIKVDVRLVAATNRDLEQAVREQQFRKDLYFRLQVLEIAVPPLRKRMGDVPILAEFFAQRFANKSGRPVSEFAPPAMDKLTNYDWPGNVRELQNTVERAVVLCNGETVTPDVIMLSKLDGQPTPSVEPASEGLDYVELSIEELERNHILRTLESTQGNKSRAAQILGIERSTLDRKLKKYGLKNR, via the coding sequence TTGGTTGCTCGTAGTTCTGACAATCATGAGACCGTATATCTGGTCGTCAGCGATCCCACGGGAGCCGAAGAACGGCATTCTCTCCACCCTGACCAGGTGACCGATATCGGTCGAGCAAGTACAAACCGCATCGTCCTGCGAGACGAGATCTGCAGCCGAAACCACTGCGAGGTCTTTCACCTGAGCACGGGCTGGATGTTGCGAGACCGGAGCAGCCGGAACGGGACTTTCCTTAACGAAATCCCGGTGGACCAGGATCGGCGACTCGTTGATGGCGATATCATTCGCATCGGTTCGACGATGATCCTGTTCACGGACGACGAGACGGCTTCTCTCAAGCGGGGCCCGTCCCATCTCGATGGCGATACCGCGACGGATATTCGTGTCATCGACGAACCGGCTCCCCTGCCCGAGATCATCCATCGCCAGAAGCGTTCCACACTTCGCGATTCCCCCGATGACACGCTCGGTCCCAATGGAGATCAGCGTGCCGGCGCGAAGTTGTCACGGCTTTACCAGATGGCCCTGAAGATGGGCGAAGCGACAAGCTCTCAGGATCTGGCCGATATCGTGCTCGACGGCCTGGTGGGAGTGACCGGTGCGGATATTGGAGCGGTACTGATTCAGCCAGCCAGTTCGATCCGCAGACGGAAGCGAGTAACCACGCCGAACGATCTGGTCGTGACGAGCTACCGCAGCCTGGGCGAACACACCTATCACAAACTGTCGAGTTCGCTGACGCAACAGGTTATGGAATCGGAAGAAGCGATTCTGGCCCGAGACATCAACACGCGAGCCGATCTCTCCAGTCGGGACAGTCTGGACGAAATGCAGGTGCAGAGTCTGGTCATTGCTCCGATTCATGATGAGCAGGAGTTCTTCGGTCTCATCCATCTGTATTCCACCAATGTCGACAATCCACTCGATGCCGATGGTCTCGATTACACCCTCGCCGTGGCTGATCAATTGGCTGTGGCGTTGCGAAATCTGCAGAAGCAGCTGGAACTGCAGGACGGACTTCAGAAAGCTACCAACGAGAATCGTCAACTGCGCGAGCAGCTGGCAATCGAGAGTGAACTGGTCGGATCCAGCGAAGCGATGCGACAGCTTCGAGAGACCATCGGCCTCGTCGCGCCGATCGATACTGTCGCTCTGATTCGGGGCGAGAGTGGCGTCGGCAAGGAGCTGGTCGCCCGGGCGATTCACTTCAACAGCAAGCGTCGCGACGGACCATTTGTCTGCATGAACTGTGCGGCCCTCAGCGAAAGTCTCCTTGAGAGCGAACTGTTCGGCCACGAGCGAGGCGCATTTACGGGAGCGACCGGCCTCAAGCATGGAAAGTTCGAGCAGGCTCACAAGGGGACGCTCTTTCTGGACGAAGTCGGAGAGATGAGCCCGGCAATTCAGGCGAAATTTCTCCGCGTTCTGGAAGGCCATGCCTTCGAACGGGTGGGCGGAGCAGTTCCGATCAAGGTCGATGTTCGGCTCGTCGCGGCGACCAACCGTGATCTTGAACAGGCAGTTCGCGAGCAACAGTTTCGTAAGGACCTTTACTTCCGACTGCAGGTCCTTGAGATCGCAGTTCCGCCGTTGAGAAAACGGATGGGTGATGTCCCGATTCTCGCGGAGTTCTTCGCGCAACGGTTCGCGAACAAATCAGGGCGCCCGGTTTCGGAGTTTGCCCCCCCGGCGATGGACAAGCTGACGAATTACGACTGGCCCGGGAATGTGCGGGAACTGCAGAATACGGTCGAGCGGGCCGTTGTCCTCTGCAACGGGGAAACTGTGACCCCGGATGTGATCATGCTCTCCAAGCTCGACGGCCAGCCGACTCCATCTGTTGAGCCGGCTTCCGAAGGGCTCGACTACGTCGAGCTCTCAATCGAAGAGCTCGAACGGAATCATATTCTCCGGACGCTCGAATCGACTCAGGGGAACAAATCGCGAGCCGCCCAGATCCTCGGAATCGAGCGATCCACGCTGGACCGAAAGCTCAAGAAGTACGGTTTAAAGAACCGCTGA
- a CDS encoding GreA/GreB family elongation factor — MERHPITREGHDKLKAEIKHLETVVLPEIVERLAEARAEGDLKENAEYHGQREQQGMVQAKVNMLKTKLSSCYIVDKADMPKGVVTFGSTVTVKDLKWDDEESYEFVGPGEEDYDCEPMKVLTSSPLAKAMEGKKVGDKVSVETPQGIRELEIVKIVDFDEE; from the coding sequence ATGGAACGTCATCCAATCACACGCGAAGGACACGATAAACTTAAGGCAGAGATCAAGCACCTTGAGACCGTCGTCCTACCCGAAATCGTTGAACGACTCGCCGAGGCGCGCGCCGAAGGCGATCTCAAGGAGAATGCCGAATACCACGGGCAGCGTGAGCAGCAGGGGATGGTCCAGGCCAAAGTCAACATGCTCAAAACGAAGCTGTCGAGCTGCTACATCGTCGATAAGGCCGATATGCCCAAGGGCGTCGTGACGTTCGGTTCCACAGTCACTGTGAAGGACCTGAAGTGGGACGATGAAGAATCTTATGAGTTCGTCGGCCCCGGAGAAGAGGATTACGACTGCGAACCGATGAAGGTCCTGACGTCCAGCCCGCTTGCCAAAGCGATGGAAGGGAAGAAGGTCGGTGATAAGGTCTCCGTTGAAACGCCGCAGGGAATCCGCGAGCTGGAGATTGTAAAGATCGTCGATTTCGACGAGGAGTAG
- a CDS encoding Gfo/Idh/MocA family protein, whose amino-acid sequence MAKKELRIGLVGYGFMGRTHTNGYKRVGDFFGELEYKPVLQAVCGRTEDKAKAFAEQWGYASYETDWKKLIERDDIDAIDICTPNDQHAPVAIAAAEAGKMVLCEKPLARTTEESQPMVDAVEKAGVPNTVWYNYRRVPAVTLAKQIIDSGKLGKIFHYRANFLQDWTINAELPQGGAGLWRLDAAAAGSGVTGDLLAHCIDTALWLNGSIKDVSAVTETFIKERMHNLTGKKEKVEIDDACTFHCHFENGSLGLFESTRYARGHKALYTFEINGEHASIRWDLHDLNRLEYFDHNDESQVRGWRTIHITDGDHPYMDHYWVPGLCIGYEHTFINQVADFLRSLQDGTPCPPTFRDALETARVCDAVLKSARERSWQDV is encoded by the coding sequence GTGGCTAAGAAAGAACTTCGCATCGGTCTGGTCGGTTACGGCTTCATGGGCCGTACGCACACCAACGGTTACAAACGAGTCGGGGACTTCTTCGGCGAACTCGAATACAAACCCGTGCTGCAGGCTGTTTGTGGCCGGACGGAAGACAAGGCGAAAGCCTTCGCCGAGCAGTGGGGCTATGCGTCCTACGAAACCGACTGGAAGAAGCTGATTGAACGCGACGATATCGATGCCATCGATATCTGCACCCCGAACGATCAGCACGCTCCCGTGGCCATCGCGGCCGCCGAAGCCGGCAAAATGGTCCTCTGCGAAAAGCCGCTGGCTCGCACGACCGAAGAATCTCAGCCGATGGTCGATGCAGTCGAGAAGGCCGGCGTGCCGAACACTGTCTGGTACAACTACCGCCGCGTTCCGGCCGTGACACTGGCCAAGCAGATCATCGATTCCGGCAAGCTCGGAAAGATCTTCCACTACCGCGCCAACTTCCTGCAGGACTGGACCATCAATGCGGAACTCCCCCAGGGAGGAGCCGGCTTGTGGCGTCTGGACGCAGCGGCTGCCGGCTCCGGTGTGACCGGCGACTTGCTCGCCCATTGTATCGATACCGCTCTGTGGCTGAACGGATCCATCAAAGACGTCTCAGCCGTGACCGAGACCTTCATTAAAGAGCGAATGCACAACCTGACGGGCAAGAAGGAAAAGGTCGAGATCGACGACGCCTGTACCTTCCACTGCCACTTCGAAAACGGCTCGCTCGGCCTGTTTGAGTCGACCCGCTACGCTCGCGGTCATAAGGCGCTTTACACGTTCGAAATCAACGGGGAGCACGCCTCGATCCGCTGGGATCTGCACGATCTCAACCGACTTGAGTACTTCGACCACAATGACGAATCCCAGGTCCGAGGCTGGCGAACGATCCACATCACCGATGGAGACCATCCGTACATGGATCACTATTGGGTTCCCGGGTTGTGCATCGGCTACGAGCACACCTTTATCAATCAGGTGGCCGACTTCCTTCGCAGCCTGCAGGACGGCACGCCCTGTCCGCCAACCTTCCGGGATGCGCTCGAAACGGCCAGGGTTTGCGACGCCGTGCTGAAGAGTGCCCGCGAACGCAGCTGGCAGGACGTCTAA
- a CDS encoding sugar phosphate isomerase/epimerase family protein: MSHAKPKLHNAMWPGLVGKEEGTDHPPISLDRMLELTAAAEVNGQKFEGIDYFLFHPHTDPDASDDELKAIADKIAGYNLKVGSLVAPIWPGTVGDSAMGDDEAQKKFLLAVEKACRIAKVFNEHGVRSYGCIRIDSASGVHDWAADPETNTKRIAETFRKAADIAADNGERLAAEGEICWGAMHSWKDMVNLLETVDRPETLGFQADLAHTYLYLMGYNSEESALLKPGYSDEEFWAAYEKMTDALRPWTIDFHVAQNDGEVHGTGSHDKTGKHCPADDPNGKLDIVKCSGYWLKDAQSRGIEHICWDGCMFPNEMLETASTWNTILAAMVNVRDAHGWS; this comes from the coding sequence ATGTCTCACGCAAAACCCAAACTGCATAACGCGATGTGGCCGGGACTGGTTGGTAAGGAAGAAGGAACCGACCATCCGCCGATCAGCCTGGATCGTATGCTCGAACTGACCGCTGCCGCCGAGGTGAACGGCCAGAAATTCGAGGGAATTGACTACTTCCTGTTCCATCCGCACACCGATCCCGATGCGTCCGACGACGAACTCAAGGCCATTGCCGACAAGATCGCCGGTTACAACCTGAAGGTCGGTTCTCTGGTTGCCCCGATCTGGCCGGGAACGGTTGGCGATTCGGCCATGGGCGACGACGAAGCTCAGAAGAAGTTCCTGCTGGCCGTCGAAAAGGCCTGCCGTATCGCTAAAGTCTTCAACGAGCATGGCGTCCGCAGCTACGGCTGCATTCGCATCGACTCGGCCTCCGGCGTCCACGACTGGGCTGCCGATCCGGAAACGAATACGAAACGAATTGCCGAAACGTTCCGCAAAGCCGCTGATATTGCCGCTGACAATGGCGAACGCCTGGCAGCCGAAGGGGAGATCTGCTGGGGAGCCATGCATTCCTGGAAGGACATGGTCAACCTCCTCGAAACGGTCGATCGCCCTGAGACACTCGGCTTCCAGGCTGATTTGGCTCACACCTATCTGTATCTGATGGGCTACAACTCGGAAGAAAGCGCTCTGCTCAAGCCGGGCTACTCCGACGAGGAATTCTGGGCGGCTTACGAAAAGATGACCGATGCACTGCGTCCCTGGACGATCGATTTCCATGTCGCTCAGAACGACGGAGAAGTGCACGGCACCGGTTCGCACGACAAGACCGGCAAGCACTGCCCAGCCGACGATCCCAACGGCAAGCTCGACATCGTGAAATGCTCGGGCTACTGGCTGAAAGACGCCCAGAGCCGTGGCATCGAGCACATCTGCTGGGACGGCTGCATGTTCCCGAACGAAATGCTGGAAACGGCTTCAACCTGGAACACGATTCTGGCCGCCATGGTCAACGTCCGCGACGCCCACGGCTGGAGTTAA
- a CDS encoding J domain-containing protein: protein MSETPEPDWHLLPHSPVSFFGLSEQYEMRDLKRAYGRLIKKYRPDFHPDEFQKIRAAYEALKSNEAIDRAFLTPDINMELSSPIEELPGSLTGTISYNESRPPLISLRERLDSQADLQQVYSDLRQQTILSEQDYVGLAVLADAVETDEEESFLNWIITGLETRPASAVLISLTQQYCQQSVPDEQIESVISQLADRLPQLTFAQVTLPLWLRLIRIDSQVANKIHGEPRFPRVWASIGGNPEFAGSYAQFQLSLELLPALAVTDDEARFEELALAIDMEHQFFYPQDDFRREFADTMRYFIVKSQFETVMQHKHQLLRELIVDYCTQFDKLAVLEKYRERYRLALPGLCDLYSTAPTPYETTLTRIARWLSADARRYLEVQEQSEVDPLSDITTEDRNKLTSRFWWKNLFAICLTHCLIPATLIIWWLLGDSLAGISAGSAPPVIAAGIQWSLIFVIAFTLALVLGGLIYVRSGTVVRMQMLLKQFRREWRRKISASILNRRIGEEELAQGLSAPLADQSDQLEQGLQRLVAQDPLLKLLTTLFPNWTDPWNEHPFVDDSPHA from the coding sequence ATGAGTGAGACCCCCGAGCCTGACTGGCACCTGCTGCCTCATTCGCCGGTGAGCTTCTTCGGGCTCTCCGAACAGTATGAGATGCGGGATCTGAAGCGGGCTTACGGCCGGCTCATTAAGAAGTATCGGCCTGACTTCCATCCCGACGAGTTTCAGAAGATTCGAGCAGCTTACGAAGCACTCAAGTCGAATGAAGCGATCGATCGGGCCTTTCTCACTCCCGATATCAACATGGAGTTGTCGAGTCCGATCGAAGAACTTCCCGGTTCGCTCACGGGCACGATTTCCTACAACGAATCCCGGCCTCCTCTGATCTCATTGAGAGAGCGGCTCGACTCGCAAGCGGATCTGCAGCAGGTTTACTCCGATCTTCGGCAGCAGACCATCCTCTCGGAACAGGACTATGTCGGCCTGGCCGTTCTCGCCGACGCCGTTGAGACAGACGAAGAAGAATCGTTCCTCAACTGGATCATTACCGGTCTGGAGACTCGTCCTGCCTCGGCGGTCCTGATTTCGTTGACTCAACAGTACTGCCAGCAGTCGGTTCCCGACGAGCAGATCGAATCCGTTATCAGTCAACTCGCCGACCGCCTGCCGCAGTTGACCTTCGCCCAGGTTACACTGCCACTCTGGTTGCGACTCATCCGCATCGACAGCCAGGTCGCCAACAAGATCCATGGCGAACCTCGCTTTCCACGCGTATGGGCGAGCATCGGCGGCAATCCTGAGTTCGCCGGGAGCTACGCCCAGTTTCAACTCTCGCTCGAACTGCTCCCCGCTTTGGCTGTCACCGACGACGAAGCCCGCTTCGAAGAACTGGCGCTCGCCATCGATATGGAACACCAGTTCTTCTACCCGCAGGATGATTTCCGCAGAGAATTCGCGGATACGATGCGGTATTTCATCGTGAAGTCGCAATTCGAAACCGTCATGCAGCACAAGCACCAGCTGTTGCGCGAACTGATTGTCGACTACTGCACACAGTTCGACAAACTCGCCGTGCTGGAGAAGTATCGGGAGAGGTATCGGCTTGCATTGCCTGGTCTATGCGATCTCTATTCCACCGCACCGACGCCGTATGAGACGACGCTGACTCGGATCGCTCGCTGGTTGTCCGCTGACGCACGTCGCTATCTCGAAGTGCAGGAGCAGTCAGAAGTTGATCCTCTGAGCGACATTACCACGGAGGATCGAAACAAATTGACGTCCCGTTTCTGGTGGAAGAACCTGTTCGCCATCTGCCTCACACACTGCTTGATCCCAGCTACTCTCATAATCTGGTGGCTCCTCGGCGATTCTCTGGCGGGGATCTCCGCCGGATCTGCCCCCCCGGTTATCGCGGCTGGTATCCAATGGTCTTTGATTTTCGTGATCGCGTTCACACTGGCTCTGGTTTTGGGAGGGCTCATCTACGTTCGAAGCGGAACTGTGGTGCGAATGCAGATGTTGCTCAAACAATTTCGGCGAGAGTGGCGACGAAAGATCTCAGCGTCGATACTCAATAGACGTATTGGCGAGGAAGAGTTGGCTCAAGGGCTATCGGCCCCTCTTGCGGATCAGTCCGATCAACTGGAACAGGGATTACAGCGGCTGGTCGCCCAGGATCCTCTGTTGAAACTCCTGACCACACTCTTCCCCAACTGGACCGATCCCTGGAATGAGCATCCGTTCGTCGATGACTCTCCGCATGCCTGA
- a CDS encoding proline--tRNA ligase has product MRWSKTLIPTMKEVPSDAEIPSHQLMIRAGLIRQLMAGAYTYLPLGWRAVQKAAQIIREEMNSADAVEIHMPALQPIELFDRTGRNEAFGSVLIRLDVKRGDREVHMALGPTHEEVITDLISKQIKSYRQLPLTLYQIQTKFRNEERPRFGVLRTSEFLMKDAYSFGTSLEQLNEAYDAMYAAYCRIFKRCGLTYIPVEAESGPIGGDASHEFMIPAENGEDHIVYCESSGYAANLERAETGRKTPDLSGSGSGAALEKVHTPNAGSIEAVCKFLKCKPEQMIKTLIYLADDQPVAVLLRGDHEANEGKIRRALDASSVELADETTIKTITGAGIGFAGPVGLECRVIADHDVPLIGDAITGANETDQHYVNVNLGRDYQLETTYDLRNACEGDPCPKSGEPLKFVHGIEVGHVFKLGTKYSKSLNAVFLDEHENREPIIMGCYGIGVNRIVAGLAETKHDDKGLIWPITVAPFEVLLIPLNTEDAELMQVAEKMYADLQKQGIDVLFDDRAARPGVKFNDADLIGIPFRVVIGGKGLKEGVVEFKGRTAENPEKVPVDNAVQYVVDQVAAAKAELSA; this is encoded by the coding sequence ATGCGGTGGTCCAAAACTCTCATCCCGACCATGAAGGAAGTCCCCTCCGATGCAGAGATTCCCAGCCACCAGCTGATGATCCGGGCTGGCCTGATCCGCCAGCTTATGGCGGGAGCCTACACCTATCTGCCGCTCGGCTGGAGAGCGGTTCAGAAAGCGGCTCAGATCATTCGGGAAGAGATGAACTCCGCGGATGCCGTCGAGATTCATATGCCGGCATTGCAGCCGATCGAACTCTTCGACCGCACCGGCCGCAACGAAGCCTTCGGCTCGGTCCTGATTCGTCTCGATGTGAAGCGGGGCGATCGTGAAGTCCACATGGCCCTCGGGCCGACTCACGAAGAAGTCATCACCGACCTCATCTCGAAGCAGATCAAGAGTTACCGCCAGCTGCCGCTGACGCTCTATCAGATTCAGACGAAATTCCGCAACGAAGAGCGGCCGCGTTTCGGCGTGCTCCGAACCAGCGAATTCCTGATGAAGGACGCCTACAGCTTCGGTACGTCGCTCGAACAGCTCAACGAAGCGTACGACGCGATGTACGCCGCGTATTGCCGCATCTTCAAACGCTGCGGACTGACCTACATTCCGGTTGAAGCGGAGAGTGGTCCGATCGGCGGCGACGCTTCTCATGAATTCATGATTCCCGCTGAGAACGGCGAAGACCACATCGTTTACTGCGAATCGAGCGGATACGCAGCCAATCTCGAACGCGCGGAAACGGGGCGCAAGACGCCCGATCTCAGCGGTTCCGGCAGCGGGGCGGCCCTGGAGAAGGTCCACACGCCGAACGCCGGCAGCATCGAAGCCGTCTGCAAGTTTCTGAAGTGCAAGCCTGAGCAGATGATCAAGACGTTGATCTATCTGGCGGACGACCAGCCGGTCGCCGTGCTGCTTCGTGGAGACCATGAAGCCAACGAAGGCAAGATCCGCCGGGCTCTGGATGCCAGTTCCGTCGAACTGGCCGATGAGACGACGATCAAGACGATCACCGGAGCGGGGATTGGCTTCGCAGGCCCGGTCGGGCTCGAATGTCGCGTTATTGCCGATCATGATGTGCCGCTCATCGGCGACGCCATCACCGGTGCCAACGAAACCGATCAGCACTACGTCAACGTGAATCTCGGCCGCGATTATCAGCTCGAAACGACTTATGATCTGCGAAACGCCTGCGAAGGCGACCCGTGCCCGAAGAGCGGCGAGCCGCTGAAGTTCGTCCATGGCATCGAAGTCGGTCACGTCTTCAAGCTGGGGACCAAGTACTCCAAGAGCCTCAATGCTGTCTTCCTCGACGAGCACGAAAATCGCGAGCCAATTATCATGGGCTGCTACGGTATCGGCGTGAATCGCATCGTCGCCGGACTGGCCGAGACGAAGCACGACGACAAGGGGCTGATCTGGCCAATTACCGTCGCTCCGTTTGAAGTTCTCCTCATTCCGTTGAATACTGAAGACGCCGAACTCATGCAGGTCGCCGAAAAGATGTACGCCGACTTGCAGAAGCAGGGGATTGACGTCCTGTTCGACGATCGAGCGGCCCGCCCGGGGGTGAAGTTCAACGATGCCGATCTCATCGGCATCCCGTTCCGCGTCGTCATTGGCGGCAAGGGACTCAAAGAAGGCGTGGTCGAGTTCAAAGGCCGCACGGCTGAGAATCCGGAAAAGGTGCCGGTCGATAACGCCGTCCAGTATGTCGTGGATCAGGTCGCAGCCGCGAAAGCGGAGTTGTCCGCCTGA
- a CDS encoding 3'-5' exoribonuclease YhaM family protein codes for MARRFVNEISDGETIDEVYVLADKQLRANRNGDTYLLADLRDKTGSIHGLLWNINEEQVAHMQTGDYVRVRGKAQLYNGNLQMILSRVDVSPADGVDARDFQAGTNQNVEELFVRLSDFMESLSDPGMRQLMQCFLADESIVNQLKTAPAGVKAHHAYLGGLLEHIVTLMSAADRMVDLYPSVNRDLLLVGVFLHDLGKIRELGYDGTFIYTDEGQLIGHLIIGVEILNEKLSEVADKGSPVKEEYVLRLKHMIASHHGAYEFGSPKLPMTPEAIVLHHLDNIDAKVNEFASMIDADPNRNSNWTAFSPRIDRKLFKGLVGTE; via the coding sequence ATGGCACGCCGATTCGTTAATGAGATTTCTGACGGCGAGACGATCGACGAGGTTTACGTTCTGGCCGATAAACAGCTTCGGGCAAATCGCAACGGCGATACCTATTTGCTGGCCGACTTGCGGGATAAAACCGGGTCGATCCATGGCCTGCTCTGGAATATCAATGAGGAGCAGGTCGCACACATGCAGACCGGCGACTACGTGCGTGTTCGGGGCAAGGCTCAGCTGTATAACGGCAATCTACAGATGATCCTCTCACGGGTCGATGTGTCGCCGGCGGACGGTGTCGACGCCAGGGACTTCCAGGCGGGAACGAACCAGAACGTTGAAGAACTTTTCGTTCGTCTTTCGGACTTCATGGAGAGCCTCTCCGACCCCGGCATGCGGCAGCTGATGCAGTGCTTCCTGGCCGACGAATCGATCGTCAACCAGCTGAAGACGGCTCCCGCTGGCGTGAAAGCGCATCATGCTTACCTCGGCGGACTGCTCGAACACATCGTGACTCTGATGAGTGCAGCCGACCGCATGGTCGATCTCTATCCGAGCGTCAATCGCGATCTGTTGCTGGTGGGAGTTTTTCTGCACGACCTCGGAAAAATCCGGGAACTGGGCTACGACGGCACATTCATCTACACCGACGAAGGCCAGTTGATTGGCCATCTGATTATTGGCGTCGAGATTCTGAATGAGAAGCTCAGTGAAGTCGCGGACAAGGGCTCTCCGGTGAAGGAAGAGTATGTTCTGCGGCTCAAGCACATGATTGCCAGCCATCATGGAGCTTACGAGTTTGGCAGTCCGAAACTGCCGATGACGCCGGAAGCGATCGTGCTGCATCATCTGGATAACATCGACGCAAAAGTGAACGAATTTGCTTCGATGATCGATGCCGATCCGAACCGGAACTCGAACTGGACGGCATTCAGTCCGCGAATCGACCGGAAGCTGTTCAAAGGGCTGGTCGGAACCGAGTAA